The Mycolicibacterium hassiacum DSM 44199 genome includes a window with the following:
- a CDS encoding GNAT family N-acetyltransferase, with protein sequence MSRWRSSSQHPGWPQPVGPLRVPAGLVRLRPVRMRDGAHWSRIRLADRSHLEPWEPETGVDWELRHSLAAWPSVCAGLRSEARKGRMLPYVIEVDGEFSGQLTIGNVTHGALRSAWIGYWVASAKTGGGVATAALALGVDHCFGPVMLHRVEATVRPENAASRAVLAKVGFREEGLLRRYLQVDGAWRDHLLVAITVEELDGSATAALVRRGKASWA encoded by the coding sequence ATGAGCAGATGGCGGTCGAGCTCCCAGCATCCGGGCTGGCCGCAGCCGGTCGGACCGCTTCGGGTGCCCGCCGGGCTGGTGCGCCTGCGTCCGGTGCGGATGCGCGACGGGGCGCACTGGAGCCGAATCCGGCTGGCCGACCGCAGCCACCTCGAGCCGTGGGAACCCGAGACGGGTGTCGACTGGGAGCTTCGCCATTCCCTCGCGGCCTGGCCGTCGGTGTGCGCCGGGTTGCGGTCGGAGGCGCGCAAGGGCCGGATGCTGCCGTATGTCATCGAGGTCGACGGTGAGTTCAGCGGCCAGCTGACCATCGGCAACGTCACCCACGGCGCGTTGCGTTCGGCGTGGATCGGCTACTGGGTGGCCAGCGCGAAGACCGGGGGAGGGGTGGCCACCGCGGCGCTGGCGCTGGGGGTCGATCACTGTTTCGGGCCGGTGATGCTGCATCGCGTGGAGGCCACCGTCCGGCCGGAGAACGCGGCCAGTCGCGCGGTGCTGGCCAAGGTCGGTTTCCGTGAGGAGGGCCTGCTGCGTCGATACTTGCAGGTCGACGGGGCGTGGCGGGATCACCTGCTGGTGGCGATCACCGTGGAGGAACTCGACGGATCGGCCACCGCCGCGCTGGTGCGGCGCGGCAAGGCCAGCTGGGCCTGA
- a CDS encoding FmdB family zinc ribbon protein encodes MPTYSYACTECDHRFDVVQSFSDESLTTCPQCEGRLRKVFGNVGVVFKGSGFYRTDSRESSKKSSNGSSSSSESSSSSSEKSSSSSSDSSSSSSSTKTAAAS; translated from the coding sequence GTGCCTACGTATTCCTACGCGTGCACCGAGTGCGACCATCGGTTCGACGTCGTGCAGTCGTTCAGCGACGAGTCGCTGACCACCTGCCCGCAGTGCGAGGGCCGGCTGCGCAAGGTGTTCGGCAACGTGGGGGTGGTGTTCAAGGGCAGCGGGTTCTACCGCACGGACAGCCGGGAGTCGTCGAAGAAGAGCTCGAACGGGTCGTCGAGCAGCTCCGAATCGTCGTCGAGCTCCTCGGAGAAGTCTTCGTCGTCCTCGTCCGATTCGTCCAGCTCGTCCAGCTCCACCAAGACCGCGGCCGCAAGCTAG
- a CDS encoding SAF domain-containing protein has translation MRQSLDPSLWGRLLDGWRPDWSRTVAARRTAAAGLVVLAAVAAFRPDPGEDRVDVVVAARDLRPGHALDTADVRVESRAAAGVPDGAHVDPAAVVGATLAGPVRRGEVLTDVRVLGARSAEAAAGPNARLVPLRLEDPALVDLIRPGDVVDVLVAGADGAAPEVVASGAVVVLVSPAGDGFGATDERVVLVATPARDATRAAGAALQRAVTLTLH, from the coding sequence GTGAGGCAGTCTCTCGATCCCTCGCTGTGGGGCCGGCTGCTCGACGGGTGGCGGCCGGACTGGTCGCGCACGGTAGCGGCACGGCGGACGGCGGCCGCAGGTCTGGTGGTCCTGGCCGCCGTCGCCGCGTTTCGGCCCGATCCCGGCGAGGATCGCGTCGATGTCGTTGTCGCCGCCCGCGACCTGCGCCCCGGGCATGCGCTGGACACCGCCGATGTCCGGGTCGAAAGCCGTGCTGCGGCAGGTGTTCCCGACGGTGCGCACGTCGATCCGGCGGCGGTCGTGGGCGCGACGCTGGCCGGTCCGGTCCGCCGCGGTGAGGTGCTGACCGACGTGCGCGTCCTGGGGGCCCGGTCTGCCGAGGCGGCGGCTGGTCCGAACGCCCGCCTGGTGCCGTTGCGTCTCGAGGACCCCGCACTGGTCGACCTGATCCGTCCCGGCGATGTGGTCGATGTGCTCGTCGCCGGCGCCGACGGCGCGGCACCCGAGGTGGTGGCCTCGGGCGCGGTGGTGGTGCTGGTGTCGCCGGCCGGCGACGGCTTCGGCGCGACGGACGAGCGGGTGGTGCTGGTGGCGACGCCGGCGCGGGACGCCACCCGGGCAGCCGGTGCGGCGCTGCAGCGGGCGGTGACGCTGACCCTGCACTGA
- a CDS encoding DNA polymerase domain-containing protein: MTTRERRYGVELTNLDEPLSPLAGATKRDLVDYLDEIADYLLPALADRPLTVLRVLRGQRPFMQKNTPKYTPEWVPTVTIWAESSQRQVRYPLCNDRRTLLWLANQRAVEYHPALGLADNIYRPTHLVLDLDPPDDDFAKVVAVAQLVRQTLDDHGLVGAVKTSGAKGLHVFVPVADTGADDVAAATRALAARAAALDPAIATTAYIKTDRAGKVFVDSTRAGGATVVAAYSPRLRPGLPVSFPLDWADLDTVTPGDFTVYTAVDAAAERPSWEQLMAPPQRLPEELIEFGHTIPVARVAAMHEGRRRARARRQAGD, translated from the coding sequence ATGACAACCCGGGAACGGCGATACGGCGTCGAGCTGACCAACCTCGACGAACCGCTGAGCCCGCTGGCCGGAGCCACCAAACGCGATCTCGTCGACTACCTCGACGAGATCGCCGACTACCTGTTGCCCGCACTGGCCGATCGGCCGCTGACCGTGCTGCGCGTGCTGCGCGGCCAGCGGCCGTTCATGCAGAAGAACACCCCGAAGTACACACCGGAGTGGGTACCGACGGTGACGATCTGGGCGGAGTCGTCGCAGCGCCAGGTGCGCTACCCGCTGTGCAACGACCGGCGCACCCTGCTGTGGCTGGCCAACCAGCGCGCGGTCGAGTACCACCCGGCGCTCGGGCTGGCCGACAACATCTATCGCCCAACGCATCTGGTACTCGACCTCGATCCGCCCGATGACGATTTCGCCAAGGTGGTGGCGGTCGCGCAGCTGGTCCGCCAGACCCTCGACGACCACGGCCTGGTGGGAGCGGTGAAGACCAGCGGCGCCAAGGGGTTGCACGTTTTCGTCCCGGTCGCCGACACCGGAGCCGACGATGTGGCGGCGGCGACGCGGGCGCTGGCCGCACGGGCGGCGGCACTGGATCCGGCGATCGCCACCACCGCCTACATCAAGACCGACCGCGCCGGCAAGGTGTTCGTGGACTCCACCCGGGCCGGTGGGGCGACGGTGGTCGCGGCCTACAGTCCCCGGCTGCGGCCCGGTCTTCCGGTGTCGTTCCCGCTCGACTGGGCCGACCTCGACACGGTGACGCCGGGCGATTTCACCGTGTACACCGCGGTGGACGCCGCCGCCGAGCGCCCGTCCTGGGAGCAGCTGATGGCACCGCCGCAACGGCTGCCGGAGGAGTTGATCGAGTTCGGCCACACCATTCCGGTCGCCCGGGTGGCGGCCATGCACGAGGGCAGGCGCCGCGCCCGGGCGCGCCGTCAGGCGGGCGATTGA
- a CDS encoding GNAT family N-acetyltransferase translates to MAGLTEVRADELAALEVFAGCPIEALEPLAAQLRPLTAEPGQVLMQQGELAVSFLLIGSGRAEVTHADADGHDTVAELHPGLIVGEIALLRDTPRTATVVATKRLTGWVGGRDAFATMLEIPGMLDRLVAIARQRLAAYITPIPVRMRDGSELHLRPVLPGDRERATSGQVEFSSETLYRRFQAPRAPTKSLMTYLFEVDYDHHFVWVMTDGEDGPIVADARYIRDEHDLTVAEVAFIVGDDYQGRGIGTFLMDALVIAANRAGVQRFTARVLIDNYPMRAILGRLGAVWQRDDPGVVVTEVAVPDARHLRLPASLVKKIGDMAMQVVKAVG, encoded by the coding sequence GTGGCCGGCCTGACAGAGGTCCGCGCCGACGAACTGGCCGCACTCGAGGTCTTCGCCGGCTGCCCGATCGAGGCGTTGGAGCCGTTGGCTGCCCAATTGCGCCCGCTGACCGCCGAACCCGGCCAAGTGCTCATGCAGCAGGGCGAACTGGCGGTGTCGTTCCTGCTGATCGGATCCGGCCGGGCGGAGGTGACGCACGCCGACGCCGACGGCCACGACACCGTCGCCGAACTGCATCCCGGCCTGATCGTCGGCGAGATCGCCCTGCTGCGCGACACCCCGCGTACCGCCACCGTGGTGGCCACCAAACGGCTGACCGGCTGGGTCGGCGGGCGCGACGCGTTCGCGACCATGCTGGAGATCCCCGGCATGCTCGACCGGCTGGTGGCCATCGCGCGCCAGCGGCTGGCCGCCTACATCACGCCGATCCCGGTGCGGATGCGTGACGGTTCGGAGCTGCACCTGCGACCGGTGCTGCCCGGCGACCGGGAACGGGCGACCAGCGGGCAGGTCGAGTTCTCCAGCGAGACGCTCTATCGGCGGTTCCAGGCGCCCCGCGCCCCGACCAAATCGCTGATGACCTACCTGTTCGAGGTCGACTACGACCACCACTTCGTGTGGGTGATGACCGACGGGGAGGACGGCCCGATCGTCGCCGACGCCCGCTACATCCGCGACGAGCACGACCTCACCGTCGCCGAGGTCGCCTTCATCGTCGGTGACGACTATCAGGGCCGCGGTATCGGCACCTTCCTGATGGACGCGCTCGTCATCGCCGCCAATCGTGCTGGGGTGCAACGCTTCACCGCGCGGGTGCTGATCGACAACTACCCGATGCGGGCGATCCTGGGCCGGCTCGGCGCGGTCTGGCAGCGCGACGATCCGGGTGTCGTGGTGACCGAGGTTGCTGTGCCCGACGCGAGGCATTTGCGGCTGCCGGCGTCGCTGGTCAAGAAGATCGGTGACATGGCGATGCAGGTGGTCAAGGCGGTGGGCTGA
- a CDS encoding UTP--glucose-1-phosphate uridylyltransferase produces the protein MKAPEVPIPYTAVVPAAGLGTRFLPATKTVPKELLPVVDTPGIELVAAEAAEAGCERLIIVTSEGKDSVVAHFVHDLVLEGTLEARGKKSMLEKVRRAPALIKVESVIQDEPLGLGHAVSCVESSLTPDEDAIAVLLPDDLVQPTGVLVTMAKVRARYGGSVLCAIEVPPEEISAYGVFDVEPIPDSDDPDVLRVKGMVEKPKAEDAPSPYAAAGRYILDRAIFDALRRVPRGAGGEIQLTDAIALLIKEGHPVHVVVHRGSRHDLGNPGGYLKAAVDFALERDDYGPELRRWLIERLGLTDDK, from the coding sequence ATGAAAGCACCTGAGGTACCGATTCCGTACACCGCAGTTGTCCCGGCGGCAGGATTGGGGACCAGGTTTCTTCCCGCCACGAAGACGGTTCCGAAGGAACTGCTGCCGGTCGTGGACACCCCCGGCATCGAACTGGTGGCCGCCGAGGCCGCCGAGGCAGGTTGTGAGCGGCTGATCATCGTGACGTCGGAGGGCAAGGACAGCGTCGTCGCGCACTTCGTTCACGACCTGGTGCTCGAGGGCACCCTCGAGGCCCGGGGCAAGAAGTCGATGCTCGAGAAGGTGCGCCGTGCGCCGGCTCTGATCAAGGTCGAGTCCGTCATCCAGGACGAGCCGCTGGGTCTGGGGCACGCCGTGAGCTGTGTCGAATCCAGCCTGACCCCCGACGAGGACGCGATCGCGGTGCTGCTGCCCGACGACCTCGTGCAGCCGACCGGCGTGTTGGTGACGATGGCGAAGGTCCGCGCCCGCTACGGCGGTTCGGTGCTGTGCGCCATCGAGGTGCCGCCCGAGGAGATCAGCGCGTACGGCGTGTTCGATGTCGAGCCGATTCCGGACTCCGACGACCCGGACGTGTTGCGGGTCAAGGGCATGGTGGAGAAACCCAAGGCCGAGGACGCGCCGTCACCGTACGCCGCGGCGGGCCGCTACATCCTCGACCGCGCGATCTTCGATGCGCTGCGGCGTGTGCCGCGCGGCGCCGGCGGCGAGATCCAGCTCACCGATGCGATCGCGCTGTTGATCAAGGAGGGCCACCCGGTTCATGTGGTGGTGCACCGCGGCTCCCGACACGACTTGGGAAATCCCGGCGGCTACCTGAAGGCTGCGGTTGACTTTGCGTTGGAGCGCGACGATTACGGACCCGAATTGCGCCGCTGGCTCATCGAACGGTTGGGCCTGACCGACGACAAGTAG
- a CDS encoding SDR family oxidoreductase: MSEDRISTHAELFTLAGKRAVVTGGTRGIGLMMARGLLQAGARVVISSRKPDGCAQAREHLAQYGEVQAIPADLSRHEECRRLADEVTAGGAPVHILVNNAGATWGEPLKTFPDSAWDKVLDLNVKSPFWLTRALLPALRAAATPDDPARVINVGSIDGLRPPRLPVYSYAASKAALHQLTRVLARELGPQHITVNAVAPGPFRSKMMAATLEAHGAEIAASSPLGRIGRDDDMAGVAVFLASRAGSYLTGAVIPVDGGIATTA, translated from the coding sequence ATGAGCGAGGACCGGATCAGCACCCACGCCGAGCTGTTCACGCTCGCCGGCAAGCGGGCGGTGGTCACCGGCGGAACCCGGGGAATCGGGCTGATGATGGCGCGTGGGCTGCTGCAGGCCGGCGCCCGGGTGGTGATCAGCTCCCGCAAACCCGACGGCTGCGCGCAGGCACGTGAGCACCTCGCCCAATACGGTGAGGTACAGGCGATTCCAGCCGATCTCTCACGCCACGAGGAATGCCGCCGGCTCGCCGACGAAGTCACCGCCGGCGGCGCCCCGGTGCACATCCTGGTCAACAACGCCGGCGCGACGTGGGGTGAGCCGCTAAAGACCTTTCCGGACTCGGCCTGGGACAAGGTGCTCGACCTCAACGTGAAATCGCCGTTCTGGTTGACCCGGGCGCTGCTGCCGGCCCTGCGCGCCGCCGCGACACCCGACGATCCGGCCAGGGTGATCAACGTCGGCAGCATCGACGGGCTGCGCCCGCCGCGGCTGCCGGTGTACTCGTATGCCGCGAGCAAGGCCGCGCTGCACCAGCTGACCAGGGTGCTGGCCCGCGAGCTCGGCCCGCAGCACATCACGGTGAACGCCGTCGCCCCGGGGCCGTTCCGGTCCAAGATGATGGCGGCCACCCTGGAGGCGCACGGGGCGGAGATCGCCGCCTCCTCGCCGCTGGGCCGGATCGGCCGGGACGACGACATGGCAGGTGTCGCAGTGTTTCTCGCCAGCCGGGCGGGGTCGTATCTGACCGGGGCGGTGATACCGGTCGACGGTGGCATCGCGACCACCGCCTAG
- a CDS encoding 5-formyltetrahydrofolate cyclo-ligase, whose protein sequence is MRDAKAEIRTAILAARRAVSRQRHEAEARRLAAHLPALVETSSTARSGAAVVICAYVPVGSEPGSTTLVDTLHGLGARVLLPVARRGADGEPQPLRWAEYRPGELVEAPMRLREPSGPALDPDTIRTAALVLVPALAVDRRGVRLGRGAGFYDRSLRMADPRARLVAVVRDDELVDTLPAEPHDVPMTHALTPHRGVVELGAETGEARSAGITPRK, encoded by the coding sequence GTGCGGGATGCAAAAGCCGAGATCCGCACCGCAATCCTGGCGGCCCGCCGGGCGGTGTCGCGGCAACGCCACGAGGCCGAGGCGCGGCGACTGGCCGCGCATCTGCCGGCGTTGGTCGAGACCTCCTCGACGGCCCGGTCCGGGGCTGCGGTGGTGATCTGCGCCTATGTGCCGGTGGGCTCGGAGCCCGGTTCGACGACCCTGGTCGACACCCTTCACGGTCTGGGAGCCCGGGTGCTGCTGCCGGTCGCCCGCCGCGGTGCGGACGGCGAACCGCAGCCGTTGCGGTGGGCCGAGTACCGCCCGGGTGAGCTCGTCGAGGCACCCATGCGGCTGCGCGAACCGTCCGGGCCAGCGCTGGATCCCGACACGATCCGCACCGCCGCACTGGTGCTGGTGCCGGCGCTGGCCGTGGATCGGCGCGGTGTGCGGTTGGGCCGCGGCGCGGGGTTCTACGACCGCTCGCTGCGGATGGCCGATCCCCGTGCCCGGCTGGTCGCGGTGGTGCGTGACGACGAGCTCGTCGACACGCTGCCGGCCGAACCGCACGACGTACCGATGACTCACGCGTTGACTCCCCACCGGGGTGTCGTCGAACTGGGCGCCGAGACGGGCGAGGCACGCTCGGCGGGAATCACACCCCGCAAGTAG
- the glp gene encoding molybdotransferase-like divisome protein Glp, with product MRSVEEQQARVTAAAVAPRPVRVAIAEAQGLMCAEEVVTERPLPGFDQAAIDGYAVRSVDVVGAGADGGDGADGGEAGREVTLPVMGVIEAGARTPTRLQPRQAVRVQTGAPLPTLADAVLPLRWTDGGESRVKVLRGVPSGAYVRRTGDDVQPGDVAVRAGTIIGPAQVGLLAAVGRERVLVHPRPRLSVLSVGGELVDINRTPGNGQVYDVNSYALAAAGRDAGAEVNRVGIVDSDPKVLRDVVEGQLSRAEVVVISGAVGGEAAERVRKVLSELGEIEVVRVAMHPGSVQGFGQLGPDRVPVFLLPSNPVSALIVFEVMVRPLIRLSLGRRQPYRRIVQARTLSPISSVAGRKGFLRGQLMRDQDTGEYLVQALGGAPGASSHLLATLAEANCLVIVPSEAEQIRTGEVVDVAFLAQRG from the coding sequence TTGCGGTCGGTGGAGGAGCAGCAGGCTCGGGTAACGGCCGCCGCCGTCGCTCCCAGGCCGGTGCGGGTAGCCATCGCCGAGGCGCAGGGGTTGATGTGCGCCGAGGAGGTGGTGACCGAACGCCCGCTGCCGGGGTTCGATCAGGCCGCCATCGACGGATACGCCGTGCGCAGCGTCGACGTGGTCGGCGCGGGCGCCGACGGCGGTGACGGGGCCGATGGGGGTGAAGCGGGCCGGGAGGTCACCCTGCCGGTGATGGGGGTGATCGAGGCGGGCGCGCGCACCCCGACCCGGTTGCAGCCGCGGCAGGCGGTGCGGGTGCAGACCGGAGCGCCGTTGCCGACGCTGGCCGACGCGGTGCTTCCGCTGCGCTGGACCGACGGCGGCGAGTCGCGGGTGAAGGTGCTGCGCGGGGTGCCGTCCGGCGCCTACGTCCGGCGCACCGGCGACGACGTGCAACCCGGCGATGTCGCGGTGCGGGCGGGCACGATCATCGGGCCGGCCCAGGTGGGGCTGCTCGCCGCGGTCGGGCGGGAGCGGGTGCTGGTGCATCCGCGGCCCCGGCTGTCGGTGCTCAGCGTCGGCGGTGAACTCGTCGACATCAACCGGACGCCGGGCAACGGCCAGGTCTACGACGTGAACTCCTACGCCCTGGCGGCGGCCGGCCGCGACGCCGGCGCGGAGGTCAACCGGGTCGGCATCGTCGACTCCGACCCGAAGGTGCTCCGCGACGTGGTCGAAGGGCAGCTCAGCCGCGCCGAGGTGGTGGTGATCTCCGGTGCGGTGGGCGGTGAAGCGGCCGAGCGGGTGCGCAAGGTGTTGTCGGAACTGGGCGAGATCGAGGTGGTCCGGGTGGCCATGCACCCCGGATCGGTGCAGGGCTTCGGTCAGCTCGGCCCCGACCGGGTGCCGGTCTTTCTGCTGCCGTCGAACCCGGTCAGCGCCCTGATCGTGTTCGAGGTGATGGTGCGTCCGCTGATCCGGCTCTCGCTGGGCCGGCGCCAGCCGTATCGGCGCATCGTGCAGGCCCGCACCCTGTCGCCGATCTCGTCGGTGGCCGGGCGCAAGGGTTTCCTGCGCGGACAGTTGATGCGCGACCAGGACACCGGCGAATACCTCGTTCAGGCGCTCGGGGGCGCTCCGGGCGCGTCGTCGCATCTGCTGGCCACGCTGGCCGAGGCGAACTGTCTGGTGATCGTGCCGAGCGAGGCCGAACAGATCCGCACCGGAGAGGTCGTCGACGTCGCATTCCTGGCCCAGCGCGGTTGA
- the sepX gene encoding divisome protein SepX/GlpR codes for MPSIPQSLLWISLVVLWLFVLVPMLINKRETVRRTSDVALATRVLNSAANSRLLRRRKPAAGHAHDPDWRPSDDDLDEFEDEFESEYADPIEERGSRGSRAVMRVGPADDPDSRPDEPDYLDVDVVAEAELPAGSSAPRAEQLELRVEEPVAEALDDELVDDDAASAEPGAEPGAEPDAEPDADAEADTDVDAEPEADTDGAYETEAEYQDEFEDDSPPEEPEPLRADPVSAARRRRFESKTAAAVAERKYRFRKRMLSALLVLMVASAVAACTVSPTLWWACASVALVTVLYLAYLRRQTRIEEQLRRRRAERLARSRLGVQNARDRDFDVVPARRRRPGSVVLDIDDEDPAFEHLEYTPFSRHFDLPRAAGQ; via the coding sequence ATGCCAAGCATCCCCCAATCCCTCCTCTGGATCTCGCTCGTCGTTCTCTGGCTGTTCGTCCTGGTCCCGATGCTCATCAACAAGCGTGAGACGGTGCGCCGGACCAGCGATGTCGCCCTCGCGACCCGGGTGCTGAACAGTGCGGCCAACTCGCGGTTGCTGCGGCGCCGCAAACCGGCCGCAGGGCACGCGCACGATCCGGACTGGCGGCCGTCCGATGACGACCTCGACGAGTTCGAGGACGAGTTCGAAAGCGAGTACGCCGATCCGATCGAGGAACGCGGTTCGCGTGGCAGCCGGGCCGTGATGCGTGTCGGGCCGGCCGACGACCCCGACAGCCGCCCCGACGAGCCCGATTACCTCGACGTCGATGTGGTCGCCGAGGCCGAGTTGCCGGCCGGGTCGAGCGCCCCGCGCGCCGAGCAGCTCGAACTGCGTGTCGAGGAGCCCGTCGCGGAGGCCCTCGACGACGAGCTTGTCGACGATGATGCCGCCAGTGCCGAACCCGGTGCCGAACCCGGTGCCGAACCCGATGCCGAACCCGATGCCGACGCCGAGGCCGACACCGATGTCGATGCCGAACCCGAGGCCGACACCGACGGCGCGTACGAGACCGAAGCCGAGTACCAGGACGAGTTCGAGGACGACTCGCCGCCGGAGGAACCCGAACCGCTGCGGGCCGACCCGGTGAGTGCGGCGCGGCGGCGCCGCTTCGAGTCCAAGACCGCCGCGGCGGTGGCCGAGCGCAAGTACCGGTTCCGCAAGCGCATGCTCTCGGCGCTGCTGGTGCTGATGGTGGCGTCGGCGGTGGCGGCGTGCACGGTGAGCCCGACGCTGTGGTGGGCGTGCGCCTCGGTGGCCCTGGTGACCGTGCTGTATCTGGCCTATCTGCGTCGGCAGACCCGCATCGAGGAACAACTGCGCCGGCGGCGCGCCGAGCGGCTCGCCCGGTCACGGCTCGGGGTGCAGAACGCCCGGGACCGGGACTTCGATGTGGTGCCCGCGCGGCGCCGGCGGCCGGGTTCGGTCGTGCTGGACATCGATGACGAGGATCCCGCCTTCGAACATCTCGAGTACACGCCGTTCTCCCGGCACTTCGACCTGCCTCGCGCCGCGGGGCAGTGA
- a CDS encoding serine/threonine-protein kinase PknH/PknJ — MTETNDFIGEYRVIRKLGSGGMGEVFLVQHPRLPRRDALKLLDAGVSRDQEFRIRFNREADILAQLRHPNIITVYDRGEFNGRLWLAMEFVDGSDVANLIRTRGAQPVDLVLDVVAGAGAALDYAYAEHRITHRDIKPANILLAFRDGWVSAVKLADFGIAKTVGETTSLTHTGITVGTVTYISPESATGGNVDNRSDLYSLAVAAFEMLTGKPPYTAESMPALMMAHVSQPVPPISSRNPSLPRHLDAVFARALAKDPNARFATCGEFVEALRAAAAAHRPSAGPPPRYPVAAPSPSWSTPRPAPYATTPNPSPAVRPAAGNQPPNRVTRPPAAQAGPPQPPQPVTPQPRRRRMKRNILVAGGVAAALAVIVPTAIVLGSGSDPSSKGSPVDIDHLLLGPAELNNLFGRDDLVMTAHNDKPESDERADAVKTLPSSCQYAGDIDRKTLTSDDVRQVREIAVSPPVDKWIQGYVQFAAEMSSEDTAREAFNQQVETWRACADRNLTRQEGDGSTYSARFSDRVVNDDVVSVKRTIRELPQGHSCQFVLRRKLNYLLYTAACDYDVTDQAMTISERLAERVTSSAPGPSSEALPTLESYLLDERQISDMVGHQLVPAEPPERRLLPPFDAELAVVPTDCTTAGTPASSVTYANVPWLEAVSASMKLAVDRPGSPVWVTQVIVLTPSKESAADLLAQTTRDWRQCAGQTYRYRDSENAFTVTDVKTPTRDMLIARAFQTNVPTFERLHSLAVHGPYLVEVWIAGETKADIQAITERLVDRLPTA, encoded by the coding sequence GTGACTGAGACCAACGACTTCATCGGTGAGTACCGGGTCATCCGCAAGCTCGGATCCGGTGGCATGGGCGAGGTGTTCCTGGTCCAGCATCCCCGGCTGCCGCGTCGCGACGCGCTCAAACTGCTCGACGCCGGGGTCAGCCGGGATCAGGAGTTCCGCATCCGGTTCAACCGGGAAGCCGACATCCTCGCCCAGCTGCGCCACCCGAACATCATCACCGTCTACGACCGCGGTGAGTTCAACGGCAGGCTTTGGCTCGCCATGGAATTCGTCGACGGCTCCGACGTCGCCAACCTGATCCGGACCCGGGGCGCACAGCCGGTCGATCTCGTTCTCGACGTCGTCGCCGGGGCCGGTGCGGCCCTCGACTACGCCTACGCCGAGCACCGCATCACCCACCGCGACATCAAACCGGCGAACATCCTGCTCGCGTTCCGCGACGGATGGGTGAGCGCGGTCAAACTCGCCGACTTCGGCATCGCCAAGACCGTCGGTGAGACGACCAGCCTGACCCACACCGGCATCACCGTCGGGACCGTCACCTACATCTCGCCCGAATCGGCCACCGGGGGCAACGTCGACAACCGATCCGATCTGTACTCGCTGGCGGTGGCGGCGTTCGAGATGCTGACCGGCAAACCGCCGTACACCGCCGAATCGATGCCCGCGCTGATGATGGCGCATGTCAGCCAGCCGGTCCCGCCGATCAGCTCGCGCAATCCGTCGCTGCCGCGTCACCTCGACGCGGTGTTCGCGCGGGCGCTGGCCAAGGACCCCAACGCGCGGTTCGCCACCTGCGGGGAGTTCGTCGAGGCGCTGCGCGCCGCCGCGGCCGCTCACCGGCCGTCGGCCGGCCCGCCGCCGCGGTATCCCGTTGCCGCACCGTCCCCCTCGTGGTCCACCCCGAGGCCGGCGCCCTACGCGACGACCCCGAACCCGTCACCGGCCGTCCGGCCCGCAGCGGGAAACCAGCCGCCGAACCGGGTGACCCGGCCGCCCGCCGCGCAGGCCGGGCCGCCACAGCCCCCGCAACCGGTCACCCCGCAGCCGCGCCGGCGGCGCATGAAGCGCAACATCCTCGTCGCCGGGGGAGTCGCCGCCGCGCTCGCGGTGATCGTGCCGACCGCGATCGTGCTGGGCAGCGGATCGGATCCGTCGTCGAAGGGTTCTCCGGTCGACATCGACCACCTGCTGCTCGGACCCGCCGAACTCAACAACCTGTTCGGCCGCGACGACCTGGTGATGACCGCCCACAACGACAAACCCGAGTCCGACGAGCGCGCGGACGCCGTCAAGACCCTGCCGAGCTCCTGTCAGTACGCCGGCGACATCGACCGGAAGACCCTGACCTCCGACGATGTCCGGCAGGTTCGCGAGATCGCGGTGTCGCCGCCGGTCGACAAGTGGATTCAGGGCTACGTCCAGTTCGCGGCCGAGATGTCCTCCGAGGACACCGCCCGCGAGGCCTTCAACCAACAGGTCGAGACGTGGCGGGCCTGCGCGGACCGGAACCTCACCCGCCAGGAGGGCGACGGCAGCACCTACTCGGCGCGGTTTTCCGACCGGGTCGTCAACGACGACGTGGTGTCGGTCAAGCGGACCATCCGTGAACTGCCGCAAGGACACTCGTGCCAGTTCGTGCTGCGGCGCAAACTGAACTACCTGCTCTACACCGCGGCCTGCGACTACGACGTCACCGATCAGGCGATGACGATCAGTGAACGGCTGGCGGAGCGGGTCACCTCGTCGGCGCCGGGCCCGTCGAGCGAGGCGCTGCCGACGCTCGAGTCGTATCTCCTCGACGAGCGGCAGATCAGCGACATGGTCGGCCACCAACTGGTGCCCGCCGAGCCACCGGAGCGCCGGCTGCTGCCGCCCTTCGACGCGGAGCTGGCGGTGGTGCCGACGGACTGCACCACCGCCGGAACTCCGGCGTCCTCGGTCACCTACGCGAACGTGCCCTGGCTGGAAGCGGTCAGCGCGTCGATGAAACTGGCCGTGGACCGGCCGGGCAGCCCGGTGTGGGTGACCCAGGTGATCGTCCTGACCCCGTCGAAGGAGAGCGCGGCCGACCTGCTGGCACAGACCACCCGGGACTGGCGGCAGTGTGCGGGGCAGACCTACCGGTACCGAGACAGTGAGAACGCCTTCACGGTGACCGACGTCAAGACGCCGACGCGGGACATGCTCATCGCCCGGGCGTTCCAGACCAACGTGCCCACCTTCGAACGGCTGCACTCCCTGGCGGTCCACGGTCCCTACCTCGTCGAGGTCTGGATCGCCGGGGAGACCAAGGCCGACATCCAGGCGATCACCGAGAGACTGGTCGATCGGCTGCCAACCGCGTAG